One stretch of Methylopila sp. 73B DNA includes these proteins:
- a CDS encoding response regulator transcription factor, with product MSSALVIDDHPIVLEGCRRVLLDAGFGEVLEAGTALAGFQLYRRAKPELIILDLAIRGAGLAGLSLIKRLRVHDDHTPILVFSMHGDPVIASRALKAGATGFLAKDTGPRTFLEAIEKVRRGQPYIAHDMAVQVALLGSRARAERSDLTARELQTLALLGEGKSYAQIADALGVSYKTVANTCSSLKEKLKVTTLQDLVRKAVLSGAGFEAR from the coding sequence ATGAGTTCCGCCCTTGTCATCGACGATCATCCGATCGTGCTGGAGGGCTGCCGGCGCGTGCTGCTCGACGCGGGGTTCGGCGAGGTGCTGGAAGCCGGGACCGCGCTCGCCGGGTTTCAGCTCTACCGCCGCGCTAAGCCCGAACTCATCATCCTCGACCTCGCCATCCGGGGCGCCGGCCTCGCGGGCCTGTCGTTGATCAAGCGCCTCAGGGTCCACGACGACCACACGCCGATCCTGGTGTTCTCCATGCATGGCGATCCCGTGATCGCGAGCCGCGCGCTGAAGGCCGGCGCGACCGGCTTCCTCGCCAAGGACACCGGCCCGCGGACCTTCCTCGAGGCGATCGAGAAGGTCCGCCGTGGCCAGCCCTACATCGCCCACGACATGGCGGTGCAGGTCGCTCTTTTGGGATCGCGCGCGCGCGCGGAGCGCAGCGACCTCACGGCGCGCGAGCTTCAGACGCTGGCGTTGCTCGGCGAGGGCAAGTCCTACGCCCAGATCGCGGACGCGCTCGGCGTCAGCTACAAGACGGTCGCCAACACCTGCTCCAGCCTCAAGGAAAAGCTGAAGGTCACCACTCTGCAGGACCTCGTCCGCAAGGCGGTGCTGAGCGGGGCCGGGTTCGAGGCGCGCTGA
- a CDS encoding FAD-binding oxidoreductase: MSLADAPRISGWRSAVIVEAAPLTPRVKRIVLGLDPPLRFRAGQHVDLRLTAPDGYQARRSYSIASAPETPDRLELAIEKLDDGEVSPFFHEVAEVGDAIDLRGPIGGHFVWSVEDGGPLLLLGAGSGVAPLMSMVRHRAARDDRTPTALLLGARTAADAPYREELLALAAADPSLGILFLLSREAAHGPFDRAGRVGAASVRAATAGWAGPARHVFVCGSNAFVNAAAEATLSGGASSASIRTERYGG; the protein is encoded by the coding sequence GTGAGCCTCGCCGACGCGCCTCGGATCTCCGGCTGGCGCTCCGCCGTCATCGTCGAGGCCGCGCCGCTGACGCCGCGGGTGAAGCGCATCGTGCTGGGCCTCGATCCGCCGCTGCGGTTCCGCGCAGGCCAGCACGTCGATCTGCGCCTGACCGCGCCCGACGGCTACCAGGCCCGGCGCAGCTATTCCATCGCCTCCGCGCCGGAGACGCCGGACCGGCTCGAGCTCGCGATCGAGAAGCTCGACGACGGCGAGGTCTCGCCCTTCTTCCACGAGGTGGCGGAGGTCGGCGACGCGATCGATCTGCGCGGGCCGATCGGCGGCCATTTCGTCTGGTCGGTCGAGGACGGCGGACCGCTGCTGCTGCTCGGCGCGGGCTCCGGCGTCGCGCCGCTGATGTCCATGGTCCGCCACCGCGCCGCGCGCGACGACCGCACGCCCACGGCGCTGCTGCTCGGCGCCCGCACCGCTGCCGACGCGCCCTACCGCGAGGAGTTGCTCGCGCTGGCCGCCGCCGATCCCTCGCTTGGGATCCTTTTTCTCCTGTCGCGCGAAGCCGCCCACGGGCCGTTCGATCGCGCCGGGCGGGTGGGCGCGGCGTCCGTGCGGGCGGCGACCGCGGGATGGGCGGGGCCGGCCCGGCATGTGTTCGTCTGCGGCTCGAACGCGTTCGTGAACGCCGCGGCGGAGGCGACGCTCTCGGGAGGCGCGTCGTCGGCGTCCATCCGAACGGAGCGTTACGGCGGATGA
- a CDS encoding methanol dehydrogenase [cytochrome c] subunit, which produces MKIAALGRVAVAAAIASAALAVPALAYDGTNCKEPGVCWEPKPGYPAKNEIKGSKYDPKHDPKEINKQSASIQAMEERNKKRADNFAKTGKFEYDVSKIGN; this is translated from the coding sequence ATGAAGATCGCCGCTCTCGGACGGGTCGCCGTCGCCGCCGCCATCGCTTCCGCCGCGCTCGCCGTTCCGGCGCTCGCCTACGACGGGACCAACTGCAAGGAGCCCGGCGTGTGCTGGGAGCCGAAGCCGGGCTATCCCGCGAAGAACGAGATCAAGGGCTCGAAGTACGACCCGAAGCACGACCCGAAGGAAATCAACAAGCAGTCGGCCTCGATCCAGGCGATGGAGGAGCGCAACAAGAAGCGCGCCGACAACTTCGCGAAGACCGGCAAGTTCGAATACGACGTCTCCAAGATCGGCAACTGA
- a CDS encoding methanol/ethanol family PQQ-dependent dehydrogenase, with translation MINLRTSVSAFTLAATAAVGLAATTLPAFANDKLVELSKSDANWPMTGKNYSAQNYSPAKQITTENVKQLKPAWAFSTGVLHGHEGTPLVIGDKMFVHTPFPNTTFALDLNEPGKIDWQHKPKQAPTARAVACCDVVNRGLAYWPGTGSGDALILKTQLDGHIVALNAETGAEVWKMENSDIKVGSTLTIAPYVVKDVVLVGSSGAELGVRGYVTAYDVKTGAQKWRAYATGPDEDIKLAKDFNGKNPHYGQFGLGTNKTWEGDAWKIGGGTNWGWYAFDPDTNLFYYGSGNPAPWNETMRPGDNKWTMTIWGRDIDTGEAKFGYQKTPHDEWDYAGVNVMMLSEQKDKQGKLRKLLTHPDRNGIVYTLDREDGTLISADKLDDTVNWVKQVDLKTGIPVRDPEFATRMDHKATEICPSAMGYHNQGHDSYDPEKQLFFMGINHICMDWEPFMLPYRAGQFFVGATLWMYPGPKGDRQGFEGLGQIKAYNAISGKYAWEKMERFAVWGGTLATAGDLVFYGTLDGFIKARNSKTGELLWKYRLPSGVIGHPMTYTHDGNQYVAIYYGVGGWAGVGLVFDLTDPTAGLGAVGAFKNLQKYTQMGGGVQVFSLNGKNPYDDVNVGEWVGKGG, from the coding sequence ATGATCAACCTTCGAACGTCCGTGTCGGCGTTCACGCTCGCGGCGACCGCCGCGGTCGGACTGGCTGCGACGACGCTTCCCGCGTTCGCCAACGACAAGCTCGTCGAGCTGTCGAAGAGCGATGCGAACTGGCCCATGACGGGCAAGAACTACAGCGCGCAGAACTACTCGCCCGCCAAGCAGATCACGACCGAGAACGTCAAGCAGCTGAAGCCGGCGTGGGCGTTCTCCACCGGCGTGCTGCACGGCCATGAGGGCACGCCGCTCGTCATCGGCGACAAGATGTTCGTGCACACGCCGTTCCCGAACACCACCTTCGCGCTCGACCTCAACGAGCCGGGCAAGATCGACTGGCAGCACAAGCCCAAGCAGGCCCCGACGGCCCGCGCGGTGGCCTGTTGCGACGTCGTGAACCGCGGCCTCGCCTACTGGCCGGGCACCGGCTCCGGCGACGCGCTGATCCTCAAGACCCAGCTCGACGGCCACATCGTGGCGCTGAACGCCGAGACGGGCGCCGAGGTCTGGAAGATGGAGAACTCCGACATCAAGGTCGGCTCCACCCTCACGATCGCGCCTTACGTGGTGAAGGACGTCGTCCTGGTCGGCTCCTCGGGCGCCGAGCTCGGCGTGCGCGGCTACGTCACCGCCTACGACGTGAAGACCGGCGCCCAGAAGTGGCGCGCCTACGCCACCGGTCCGGACGAGGACATCAAGCTCGCCAAGGACTTCAACGGCAAGAACCCGCACTATGGCCAGTTCGGCCTCGGCACGAACAAGACCTGGGAAGGCGACGCCTGGAAGATCGGCGGCGGCACCAACTGGGGCTGGTACGCCTTCGACCCGGACACCAACCTGTTCTACTACGGCTCGGGCAACCCGGCGCCGTGGAACGAGACCATGCGTCCGGGCGACAACAAGTGGACGATGACCATCTGGGGTCGTGACATCGACACCGGCGAGGCCAAGTTCGGCTACCAGAAGACGCCGCACGACGAGTGGGACTACGCCGGCGTCAACGTGATGATGCTGTCGGAGCAGAAGGACAAGCAGGGCAAGCTGCGCAAGCTGCTGACCCATCCCGACCGCAACGGCATCGTCTACACGCTCGACCGCGAGGACGGCACGCTCATCTCGGCCGACAAGCTCGACGACACGGTCAACTGGGTGAAGCAGGTCGATCTGAAGACCGGCATCCCGGTCCGTGATCCCGAGTTCGCGACCCGGATGGACCACAAGGCGACCGAGATTTGCCCGTCCGCCATGGGCTACCACAACCAGGGCCACGACTCGTACGATCCCGAGAAGCAGCTGTTCTTCATGGGCATCAACCACATCTGCATGGACTGGGAGCCCTTCATGCTCCCGTACCGCGCCGGTCAGTTCTTCGTCGGCGCGACCCTGTGGATGTACCCCGGCCCGAAGGGCGATCGTCAGGGCTTCGAAGGCCTCGGCCAGATCAAGGCGTACAACGCCATCTCCGGCAAGTACGCCTGGGAGAAGATGGAGCGCTTCGCGGTGTGGGGCGGCACGCTCGCGACCGCCGGCGACCTGGTGTTCTACGGAACGCTCGACGGCTTCATCAAGGCCCGCAACTCGAAGACCGGCGAGCTGCTCTGGAAGTACCGCCTGCCTTCCGGCGTGATCGGTCACCCGATGACCTACACGCATGACGGCAACCAGTACGTCGCCATCTACTACGGCGTCGGCGGCTGGGCGGGCGTCGGCCTGGTGTTCGACCTGACCGATCCGACCGCCGGTCTCGGCGCGGTGGGCGCGTTCAAGAACCTGCAGAAGTACACCCAGATGGGCGGCGGCGTGCAGGTCTTCTCGCTCAACGGCAAGAACCCCTACGACGACGTCAACGTCGGCGAGTGGGTCGGCAAGGGCGGCTGA
- a CDS encoding sulfite oxidase-like oxidoreductase, with the protein MATRGFTGRRTPDDHAARTPPGQALTTDFPVLSAGPTPKIALADWSFTLKVGPRPVARWSWEEFSALPRTSYVRDIHCVTTWSKLDTAWEGVLVDDVLAAAGLAPPTGFTLAHGFDDYTTNVPTADLVGGKAMIATAYDGAPLTPDHGGPARLLVPHLYFWKSAKWLSGLQFTERDEAGFWELRGYHMYGDPWREQRYDDDA; encoded by the coding sequence ATGGCGACGCGCGGCTTCACGGGGCGGAGAACGCCGGACGATCATGCGGCGCGCACCCCGCCGGGGCAGGCGCTGACCACGGACTTTCCCGTGCTCTCGGCCGGGCCGACGCCGAAGATCGCGCTGGCGGACTGGTCGTTCACGCTGAAGGTCGGTCCGCGGCCGGTCGCCAGGTGGAGCTGGGAGGAGTTCTCCGCGCTTCCCCGGACGTCCTACGTCCGCGACATCCACTGCGTCACGACCTGGTCGAAGCTCGACACCGCCTGGGAGGGCGTGCTGGTCGACGACGTCCTCGCGGCCGCGGGCCTCGCGCCGCCGACCGGCTTCACCCTCGCCCACGGGTTCGATGACTACACCACCAACGTTCCGACCGCGGACCTCGTCGGCGGCAAGGCGATGATCGCGACCGCCTACGACGGCGCGCCGCTCACGCCGGACCACGGCGGCCCGGCGCGGCTGCTGGTGCCGCACCTCTATTTCTGGAAGTCGGCCAAGTGGTTGAGCGGGCTTCAGTTCACCGAGCGCGACGAGGCCGGCTTCTGGGAGCTCCGCGGCTACCACATGTACGGCGACCCGTGGCGTGAGCAGCGCTACGACGACGACGCGTGA
- the moxG gene encoding cytochrome c(L), periplasmic, with translation MIKRNLLMAGLAAAALGFGALGAQAAIELHNTVTGEPLNLDDAGPEGRDTEAFKAFLETGKNPYNKEPNCLANGEQLFLSMCSGCHGHVAEGKIGPGLNDNYWTYPDNNTDKGLFETIFGGASGQMGPMYGAVNPDQMLQIMSWVRHLYKDGPEDAKWLEEAEKANFKPYDGHSPAPKPDLAKTPEACKPSE, from the coding sequence ATGATCAAACGCAACCTGCTGATGGCGGGGCTCGCCGCCGCCGCGCTGGGCTTCGGCGCGCTCGGCGCCCAGGCCGCCATCGAGCTGCACAACACCGTGACCGGCGAGCCGCTGAACCTCGACGACGCCGGCCCCGAGGGCCGCGACACCGAGGCGTTCAAGGCGTTCCTCGAGACCGGCAAGAACCCGTACAACAAGGAGCCGAACTGCCTCGCCAACGGCGAGCAGCTGTTCCTCAGCATGTGCTCGGGCTGCCATGGCCATGTCGCCGAAGGCAAGATCGGGCCCGGCCTCAACGACAACTACTGGACCTATCCGGACAACAACACCGACAAGGGCCTGTTCGAGACCATCTTCGGCGGCGCGTCCGGCCAGATGGGGCCGATGTACGGCGCGGTGAACCCGGACCAGATGCTCCAGATCATGTCCTGGGTGCGCCACCTCTACAAGGACGGTCCCGAGGACGCGAAGTGGCTCGAGGAGGCCGAGAAGGCGAACTTCAAGCCCTACGACGGCCATTCGCCCGCGCCCAAGCCGGACCTGGCGAAGACGCCCGAGGCCTGCAAGCCCAGCGAATGA
- a CDS encoding MoxR family ATPase, with the protein MAHPSIAGLRNDPAGAASLERWREQALAFEAEVGRAVVGQPHVVRLLTIAIFARGHVLLEGDVGVGKTTILRAVARALGGPFERIEGTVDLMPTDMLYTAFVDDAGKPRVEPGPVLHHGENLAVFFFNEINRARPQVHSLLLRLMAERSVTAFGKEWSFPHLQVFADRNRVEKEETFELPAAARDRFLMEIGVETPTDVETRRELVFDPRFHDVDRLIGGLREGVLDHRGLGEAGRAIQETITTSRTLEAYVLALWDAIRAPSSVGIAIDGVDMARLIQGGGSPRGVGALVRAARVRAWLEGRAMVLPEDVRAVFTPVMAHRIFLDPIYEARRDRIVAALCAQVFERTPAP; encoded by the coding sequence ATGGCGCACCCCTCGATCGCCGGCCTCCGCAACGATCCCGCCGGCGCCGCCTCGCTCGAGCGCTGGCGCGAACAGGCCCTCGCCTTCGAGGCGGAGGTCGGCCGCGCGGTCGTCGGCCAGCCGCATGTGGTGCGCCTGCTGACCATCGCGATCTTCGCCCGCGGCCACGTTCTGCTCGAGGGCGACGTCGGCGTCGGCAAGACCACCATCCTGCGGGCGGTCGCCCGCGCGCTCGGCGGCCCGTTCGAGCGCATCGAGGGCACGGTCGACCTGATGCCGACCGACATGCTCTACACCGCCTTCGTGGACGACGCCGGCAAGCCGCGCGTGGAGCCCGGCCCGGTGCTGCACCATGGCGAAAACCTCGCCGTGTTCTTCTTCAACGAGATCAACCGCGCCCGCCCCCAGGTGCACTCGTTGCTGCTGCGGCTGATGGCCGAGCGCAGCGTGACCGCCTTCGGCAAGGAGTGGTCCTTCCCCCACCTGCAGGTCTTCGCCGACCGCAACCGGGTGGAGAAGGAGGAGACCTTCGAACTGCCGGCCGCGGCGCGCGATCGCTTCCTGATGGAGATCGGCGTCGAGACGCCGACGGACGTCGAGACCCGGCGCGAGCTGGTGTTCGACCCGCGCTTCCACGACGTCGACCGGCTGATCGGCGGCCTGAGGGAGGGCGTGCTCGACCACCGCGGGCTTGGCGAGGCCGGACGCGCGATTCAGGAGACGATCACCACCAGCCGGACGCTCGAGGCCTACGTGCTCGCGCTGTGGGACGCGATCCGCGCGCCGTCCAGCGTCGGGATCGCGATCGACGGCGTCGACATGGCGCGGCTGATCCAGGGCGGCGGGTCCCCACGCGGCGTCGGGGCGCTGGTGCGTGCGGCGCGGGTGCGCGCCTGGCTCGAGGGCCGCGCGATGGTGCTGCCGGAGGACGTGCGCGCGGTGTTCACGCCCGTCATGGCGCACCGCATCTTCCTCGACCCGATCTACGAGGCGCGGCGCGACCGCATCGTGGCGGCGCTCTGCGCGCAGGTGTTCGAGCGGACGCCGGCGCCGTGA
- a CDS encoding ATP-binding protein, protein MSEQTVRFARLAAFARPAPAARSLRLRILGVVAAIDVACCLAAGVVTVINAREATRVEIAASLEIAEPFVRETLIRLQRDLGRLRSIADVQVALPGVRHVRIVVYDEAGREVATRPAQSAHGEGEEPPAWFAALIAPPPERRVVPVLIDGEREGEVVIHGEAADEIAEVWEDLLSLAALFVTLNALGLAVFAAALARVLAPLGALAQGLSDLERRRLDRPLPTPASRELAALTERFNRLAEALGAERATNARLSWRMITLQDDERRRIAKELHDELGPGLFGLRANLASLERAVAPGVAAGALKPEAGERIATVIELSERLSGANVRLLRSLRPIALGEAPLADVVRGLIADFERLHPDRAFALDAEGLKAGYGEVVDLTVYRCVQEGVTNALRHAACSRVDVRLSEGPDADGEPAVLISVRDDGAGVADGAREGFGLVGLGERVQALGGRFRLHSRFGGAALEVALPLVPVASPRPQGCPS, encoded by the coding sequence GTGAGCGAGCAGACCGTCCGTTTCGCCCGCCTCGCCGCCTTCGCGCGCCCGGCGCCGGCCGCGCGCTCGCTCCGTCTCCGGATCCTCGGCGTCGTCGCGGCGATCGACGTCGCCTGCTGCCTCGCCGCGGGCGTCGTCACGGTGATCAACGCGCGCGAGGCGACGCGGGTGGAGATCGCGGCCTCGCTCGAGATCGCCGAGCCCTTCGTGCGGGAGACGCTGATCCGGCTGCAGCGCGATCTCGGCCGGCTGCGTTCGATCGCGGACGTGCAGGTCGCCCTGCCCGGCGTCCGACACGTGCGCATCGTGGTCTACGACGAGGCCGGCCGCGAGGTCGCGACCCGTCCGGCCCAGAGCGCGCATGGCGAGGGCGAGGAGCCGCCGGCGTGGTTCGCGGCGCTGATCGCCCCGCCGCCGGAACGGCGCGTCGTGCCCGTGCTGATCGACGGCGAGCGCGAGGGCGAGGTCGTCATCCACGGCGAGGCGGCGGACGAGATCGCCGAGGTCTGGGAGGACCTGCTGTCGCTCGCCGCCCTGTTCGTCACGCTCAACGCGCTCGGCCTCGCGGTGTTCGCCGCCGCCCTCGCCCGCGTGCTCGCGCCGCTCGGCGCGCTGGCCCAGGGGCTGTCGGATCTTGAGCGGCGCAGGCTCGACCGCCCGCTGCCGACGCCGGCGAGCCGGGAGCTCGCGGCGCTGACCGAGCGCTTCAACCGGCTCGCCGAGGCGTTGGGCGCCGAACGCGCCACCAACGCGCGGCTGTCCTGGCGCATGATCACGCTGCAGGATGACGAGCGCCGGCGGATCGCCAAGGAGCTGCACGACGAGCTCGGCCCCGGCCTGTTCGGCCTGCGCGCCAACCTCGCCTCGCTCGAGCGCGCGGTCGCGCCGGGGGTGGCGGCGGGCGCCCTCAAGCCGGAGGCGGGCGAGCGGATCGCGACCGTGATCGAGCTGTCCGAGCGGCTTTCGGGGGCGAACGTGCGGCTGCTGCGGAGCCTGCGCCCGATCGCTCTCGGGGAGGCTCCGCTGGCCGACGTCGTCCGCGGGCTGATCGCCGATTTCGAGCGGCTGCACCCCGATCGCGCCTTCGCGCTCGACGCCGAAGGTCTGAAAGCCGGCTACGGCGAGGTGGTCGACCTCACCGTCTACCGCTGCGTCCAGGAGGGCGTGACCAACGCGCTGCGTCACGCCGCCTGCTCGCGGGTCGACGTGCGGCTGAGCGAGGGACCTGACGCCGACGGCGAGCCCGCTGTGCTGATCTCGGTCCGCGACGACGGTGCCGGCGTCGCCGACGGCGCGCGCGAAGGCTTCGGTCTGGTCGGCCTCGGCGAGCGCGTCCAGGCGCTCGGTGGCCGCTTCCGCCTGCACTCCCGGTTCGGCGGCGCGGCGCTCGAGGTCGCGCTGCCGCTCGTTCCCGTCGCTTCTCCCCGCCCGCAAGGATGCCCGTCATGA
- the moxJ gene encoding methanol oxidation system protein MoxJ yields the protein MSHRFAGRVRTALLSAAALLAPLSAASAAEPPLRICASSVEAPYSIAKAQGFENKIAVVLAKAMGREAQFVWSDKPAIYLVRDFLDKNACDLVFGVDSEDERVLATKPYFRTGYVFVTPADKPEIGSSWEDAAKPDYKTFAVRFSSPGELIVKQAGKYEDNLSYNLSLVNFEDKRNRYTQVPADKLVNEVVNGDADVAIAFASDVARYVKASSKPLRMTMIRDDFKRSDGLKIPLHFDQAIGVRKDDAGLLKELNAAIDKAKPEIDAVLNDEGIPTLQPNG from the coding sequence ATGAGCCACCGCTTCGCCGGACGCGTCCGCACCGCGCTGTTGTCCGCCGCCGCCCTTCTCGCACCCCTTTCCGCGGCCTCCGCCGCCGAGCCTCCGCTCCGCATCTGCGCGTCGAGCGTCGAGGCTCCCTACTCGATCGCCAAGGCCCAGGGCTTCGAGAACAAGATCGCCGTCGTCCTCGCCAAGGCCATGGGCCGCGAGGCGCAGTTCGTCTGGTCGGACAAGCCGGCTATCTATCTCGTGCGCGACTTCCTCGACAAAAACGCCTGCGACCTTGTGTTCGGCGTCGATTCCGAGGACGAGCGGGTGCTGGCCACCAAGCCCTACTTCCGCACCGGCTACGTGTTCGTGACCCCCGCCGACAAGCCGGAGATCGGCTCGAGCTGGGAGGACGCGGCGAAGCCCGACTACAAGACCTTCGCGGTCCGCTTCTCCAGCCCCGGCGAGCTCATCGTGAAGCAGGCGGGCAAGTACGAGGACAACCTCTCGTACAATCTCTCGCTGGTGAACTTCGAGGACAAGCGGAACCGCTACACCCAGGTCCCGGCCGACAAGCTGGTGAACGAGGTGGTGAACGGCGACGCGGACGTCGCCATCGCCTTCGCCTCCGACGTGGCGCGCTACGTCAAGGCGTCGTCGAAGCCGCTGCGCATGACCATGATCCGGGACGACTTCAAGCGCTCGGACGGGCTCAAGATTCCCCTGCACTTCGACCAGGCGATCGGCGTCCGCAAGGACGATGCGGGGCTCCTCAAGGAGCTCAACGCCGCGATCGACAAGGCGAAGCCCGAGATTGACGCCGTCCTGAACGACGAGGGCATTCCCACGCTGCAGCCCAACGGCTGA